The Saccharothrix violaceirubra genome segment CCCGCGCCACGGTCAGCACGAAGTCGGCGTCCAGGTCCCAGCCCAGGCTCCCCGCGTGGTGCGCCAGCGAGCCGGCCGGGTGGTGCCGCATCAGGTAGTAGGGGATCGCCGCGTCCATGTCGCCGGTCGACACCTCGACGATTCCCGGGCTGCCGCGCAGGGCCCGGAGCGTCTCGTACTCGAACCGGAACGCGGTGTGCCAGGCCGCGTACTGCTCGGGTCCGTACCGCTTGTACCAGTAGTAGCCGTAGGTCCCCGGCTGTCGTTCCGGCGGCGCGTCGTGGATCACGTGGTAGTAGCCGCTGAGTCCCTTGGCCACCGCGGGTTCCCCGGGCGCGTCCGCGCTGTCGACGAGCGCCAGCGTGCTCAGCCCGGCGAACGCGATGATCCGCCGGACCTCGACGCCGCGCGCGTTCAGGAACGCGGTGAACCGCCCGGCGGGGTAGTCGAAGTCAACCAACGGGAACGACCTCCTTCGCCGCCGGGAAGTGCCGCCGGATCGCCCGCAGCGCGGCGGCGACGGCCCGTGTCGGGTCCGAGCCGTTGTTGTCGATCCGTGCCACCGACGGCACGCCGGTGGCGAAGAACTCCAGGTACTTCGCGTGCAGCCGGCGCAGGGTCCGCTGTGTCTCATGTGGACGGACGGCCTTGTTCCGCTTGACGATCCGGTCGAGGGCGACGTCGGGATCGGTGTCCACGAACAGCACCACGTCGGGCATCCGGGTGCCCAGCTCGCGGTGGTGGTCGAGGGTGCGCGCGGCCGGGATGCCGTACAGCACGTCGTGATACACCACGTCGCTGTGCACGAACCGGTCGGCGAGAACGCCGACCGTGTCCAGTGCCGGGGCGATGTTCTCCCGCAGGTGCAGGAACTTGTCCACCGCGTACGCCCGGGTGAGCTCGTCGCGACCGAAGCCGAGCTGCTGGTTGCGCGCGGCCTGGATCACCCGCCCGGCGGCCACGTCGAGCCAGCTGTGCTGGCCCACCATGAAACAGCGGTGCCCGCTCTCGGCCAACGCCCGGTTGAGCAGTGTGCGCAGCGTCGACTTGCCGCTGCCGTCCGTGCCCTCGATCGCGATGAACGGGTACCGGCCGCGATCACCGCTCATCGATCGGCTTCCTGATCAGGGCCATGCTCAGGTCGCCGACCCCGCCCAGCACCTCCAGTTGCGGTGCGCCGGGGCCGAAGTAGTCGTCGCACGCCCGCTTGACGCCCGGCAGACCGTCCCACGCCCGCGGGTTGGCGTCCAGGTCGCAGTAGTCGTCGACCAGGATCACCCCGCCGGGCGCCAGCCGGGGGTAGACGTGCTCCAGGCTGGTCTTGATCGACTGGTGGAAGTCGCCGTCCAGGTAGGCGAAGCAGACCTGAGGCGGGCAACCGTCGGGCAGGGTCTGCTCGAACCAGCCGGGGTGCACGATCGGCAGCGGCAGGTCCCAGGTGGCGAAGTTCGCCTTCACGTCGTCGAGCGACGCCTGGCAGTCGCCCTTGCGCAGATAGGCGTCGTGGGTGCCCAGGTCGGGCAGCCCTTGGAAGGAGTCGAACAGGTGCAGTTCGCGTTCGGGCGCGAAATCCTGCACGATCCGCGCCAGCCACACGCTGGTGTACCCGGCGTTGCAGCCCAGTTCCACCACCGCGCCGGGCACCCGGTGGATCAGCGTGGTGGACAGCGCCCAGTAGATGGCGTTGATCCGTTCCAGGTCGGACATGGCCTCGTTCTGGGTGGCCAACCTGATCGCCATGCGCACTCGCACGATGCTCTCCTGCCTGTAGTTCGGGGCCGCTCAGGACACCAGGAAACCGATGATCTTGTTCACTCGTCCCGACCGCACCGGCTCGGTGCCGTGGGTCAGTTGCGAGCCGTAGAGCAGGGCCTCGCCCTGCCGTGGCCGCACGTGCCAGCGCGTCCTCGGCTGCGCGCGGAACCAACTCGACGAGTGGTCGCACTCGGGCCGCACCACCGGCCCACGCCGGGACGGCAGCCACTGCGCGGCGTCGCACGCGGTCTCCACGAAGAACTCGCCGCCGGTGTAGTCCGCCGGATCGCTCAGGCAGATGCTGATGCCCGCGACCTTCGGGTGGTCGGCGTCGGGATCGTTGTCGCTCAGGTCGATGTGCGGGGTGATGAACTGGCCTTCGGTGTAGCTGACGAAGGTCCAGTAGCCCAGTTCGCGCACCGAGGGCAGCATGATCCGCACCGTCGGCAGCAGGCGCTCGGCCGCGGCGTCGAGCACCTTGCGGGCCGCCTCCGGCAGCGTGGACAGCTCGTCACGCCCCTTCGGCTCGTACACCCGCATCGCCGCTTCGGTGCTCAGGCCCTCGATGCTGTGCACCGAGTCCTGACGCGCCGACGCGGCCAGCGTGGGCGCACCCGCGTACGTCGAGACCAGGACCCGCCGCAGTTCGTCGATCTCCTCGGGGAGAAGGAAAGCGGGCACGCTCCCGACGTGCAGGCTCTCAGCGACGTGCACCGGACACCTCCAGATGGGTCATGTAGTCGAACGGGGAACCGAAGATGTTGTGCGCCCGGCCCGGTGCCGGCCACCAGCAGCGCACCAGTTCCGACAGCAGGGGCAGTTCCGGCACCTGCGTCGGTTCACCGGGGTCCGGGCCGTGCCGGCCGTCGGCACGCCGGTGGTACTCGGCCAGCACGCCCCGGGCGAAGTCGGTGGCGGCGGCGGTCGTCCCCGGCGGTGGCCCGTCGAGTCCGTAGGCCAGCACCTCCGCGTACGCCCACGTCAGGGCCAGGGACCGCGCGGCACCTTCGAGCACCGACGCGGTCAGCTCGGCCGTCGGCAACGACCACGTGGCGGCCGGTAGCAGTACGGCTTCCCGGTCGACCGCCGGCTCGAAGACCGCCGGCAGGGACGTCAGGCCGACCAGGCCGATGCCCAACTGGCACACCGGCTCCAGGCCCAGTTCGGCGGCCCGCCGGTACGCGCGGTCCGCGCCGTCCGAGACCAGCCCGCTGCCGGGTTCGTCGAACACCAGTGGCCCGGAGTCCTGCCGGACGAACCGGTCCAGGAGCCGGATGCCGTCCGCCAACGGGCCGCCGACCGCGCAGCCGAGTAGCCGGGCGAGCACCCGGTCCGCGGGCCGGGTGCCGTCCAGCCGGGCGACCACGGCTACCGAGGTACCCGCCGAGTCGATCAGTGCCCGTTCCCGCGCGCGGTGGTCCCGCACGAGCTGGTGGTCGACCAGGCCCAGGTGCAGGTGGACCAACCGGCCCGTGATCATGCCTGCCCAGTACGGGTCGGGCAGGATCGGCTCGTTCACCGGACCACCTCCGATTCAGCGGTACGCGAAGACGCCGGTGCGAACCGGCGGGAATCCCAGGGGTGACAGAGGTCGGACACCGTCCATTCCGGACCGGAATGGGTACCGACTGACATCACCTAACGCGAGTCGGCGGAACGTGTCAACGTCATAGTTTCGGTGTCTTCCGGCTTGCCGGAAGGGGGAATTACCGTCGACGGCGTCCCATCATCAGGAGGTTCGAGTGAGCGAACAGGTCGATTTCGGTGAGTTCCTGGCGGCGCTGCGCGACTTTCGTCGCGACGACACCGTCGCCCGCCCGACCGCGCACACGTCCAGTGTGAGCACGCGGGATTGGCAGCGCGTCGAAGAAGCCCTGAACAGCACGGGTTCCGGGCGCGCGTGAGAGGTGCGGTGGGGCGGCCGTCCGGCACGCCCCACCGCCACTTCCACCGGAGGACGGAGGACAAGGTGGAGCTGGTGCTTCCGCGCCCCGCGGACTCGCTGACGGTGATCCTCAAACTGGCCGGGGCGGCCTGCAACATCAACTGCTATTACTGCTACGAGAAGCGCAAGCCCTATCCCGACGAGAACTGGCTCAGTCCCGAGACCCTGGGCAAGTTCCTCGTCGCGGCCGGGAATCGGCCGTTGCGCATCGTGCTGCACGGCGGCGAGCCGCTGTTGATCGGTCCCCGTCGGATGCGCCCGCTGCTGGAACTGCTCGCCGGCTACCCGGGCACCGTGGAGCTGACCATGCAGACCAACGCGATGTTGCTGACGGACACCTGGATCGACCTGTTCGACGAGTTCTTCCCGGACATCGACATCGGGGTGTCCATCGACGGCCCGCGCGAGGCCAACGCCCACCGGGTGGACTACCGCGACCGGCCGACGTTCGACAAGGTGTTGCGCGGCATCGAGTTGTTGCGCCGCAGGGGAAAGACGATCGCGCTGTGCATCACCGTCACCGATCTCGTGCTGGGCCTGGCGGCCGAGACGATGGCCCTGGTCGCGGACTTCCCGCACGTGCGCGCGGTGCGGCTGAGCCCGTGCCTGGACTACAACGTGTCGACCCTGAAGTTCCCCAAGGCCAACGCGCCGTCCCTGCTCGCGCTGAACGGGAAGGGCCGGGGCGCCGCCGGGTGGTCCACGACGCCGACCGAGTACGCGCGCTTCGTGGCCGACTGCTTCGACGTGTGGCACCGCGAGTACTTCCAGCGGTTCCTCGTCGAACCCCTGTTCTCGATGCTGCTGCACTTCACCGGTGCGGAGGTGACGTTGACCGACTGGTCGGTGCTCAAGGAGCCGTTCATCGTCGCCCTGTACCCGGACGGCACGATCGGCGCCTCCGAGGAGATCTCCACCCCGGACGCGGCGATCGGCACGGTGGACACGGTCGGCAGCCTGGACGAGATCGTCCGGTTCCAGCGGAACCTGCCGCTGGTGACCGGGATGCGCGAGTTGCTGGAGCGCTGCTCCTCCTGCTCCCACGTGTCGGTGTGCTCGGGCGGCTCGCTGGCCGACCGGCTGCGGTTGCGCGACACCGAGTGGGACAGCGAGTACTGCGCCTCCCGGAAGTGGCTGATCGACTACGTGAGGAGTGGGTGTGAGCGCTACGGCCTTCGACCGAGTGTTGCCGGCTGAGGTGGCCGACCGGGTCGACCGGTACCGGCAGGAGAAGATCGACCGGCTGGACTCGGTGCTGCGGGACCTCCCGGGGTGCCGACCGTGGGGTGACGTCGCGGCCGAGGACCTGCCGCTGCGGTACGCGTTGGCACACCACGTTTTCGAGGGTGTCAGCCGGGCGGCGGAACAGGGCGACGCCGAGCGCGTGGCTGACCTGTTGCGGCTGCGGGCCGACCAGTCGGCGCTGCGGCCCGCCCACGAGGCCGGCGGCCCGGTGCTGGTCGCCGACCCGCCGCGGTCGGCGTTCACCGACGACCGGGCCCTCGCGGCCTCGCCGGTCGCGCTCGTCGACCCGGTCGTGGCGGCCTCCGCGTCCCCCGCCGTCCGCGACCTGGTGTCCCACGCGCTGGCCACGGCGGTCGACAGCGGTTTCGGCGCGACGGTGAGCCGCAACTCGCGGGTGGTCGTGCTCATCGCGCGGCGGCGGGCCACGGACACGTCGATCCGGAGCTGGACCACGAACGCGTTGCCCGCGACGGTGCACCTGGACTACTTCGCCGAGCACGAGTACGTGGGCCGGGACCTGATCCACGAAGCCGCGCACACCGAGTTGAACGACCTGTTCGCGGCGCACGGCGTGGCGTTGCCCGACGAGGTGGCGTACTACGCGCCCTGGCTGGAGACCGAGCGCCCCGTGTTCGGGTTCCTGCACGGCACGTGGGCGTTCTCGCACGTCGCGCTGTACTGCGAGTGGCTGGCCGGTGCCGCGGTGCCCGCCGACGTGCGGGCACTGGCGAGCGCGATGCACGCGAAGTACGCCGAGCACATGCACCAGGCCAGGTCGGACTTCGACCGGGCGATCCGGTGGGTGCGGGCCGAGCCGGTCGCGGAGCTGATCACGGCGTGCCGGGACCGGGTGCTGGGGAGCTTCGACCCGGTGTGAACGGCGGACGGCCCGTCCGCCGGCCGGGCGGAGTCGACGGGGTGTCGCGACACGGCCGCCGGTCGTCGGCGGTGACAAGATCGGCGAAGCGCTCGGCCGGGGTGTCCCGGCCGAGCGTTTTTCGTGGGCCGCCGTCGAGTCCTGCCGGGGCCGGGTGCTCCGGGTCGTGGACGGACAGGTGTGCCCGATCCCGGGGCGAGGCGGCGGGGGTCGGTGCGCGAGTCCGTGGCGAGTCGGCGGCGAGTCGGCGGCGGGGACGGAGCGGGCCTGGATCCCGTGGTCCTCGCATCCCTGAGCCGGGGTGTCGCGACGACTACCGGAAACCGGGCAAGCGGAGGACCGACCGTGCGCGTGTGCCCGGCCCGGTCAGCCGCCAGCCAGGGAGAATCCCGCGACCTCCGGCTCGCACCGCGCCGCCAGGTAGACCTGCCGGGCCGCGGCCACCGCGCCGCCCGTCGACGAGAACCCGCGGTCGAAAGCGGCCAACTCCAGCTCATCGGCCGGCCGGCACCAGCGCTGCGCCAACCACTCCAGCACCTGGTCCGCCGCGATTGCGGCCGGGTCGAAGTCCGGTCGGTGCCGGCGGCCCGCCGCGTTGACCGCGGCGACCCGGCCGACCAGCGCGGATGCCGGACCGCGTGCCCGGCTCGCGCGGAACGCGCGCAGGGCCAGACCGGTGGCCACGATGCCGGGCCGGATGCGGAAGGCGCGCACCACCAGGCGGGTGAGCAGTTCCCGGGTGTCCAGCGCCGCCCGTTCGGCCGGTGTGGTCCAGCGGTCGACCAGGTCCGGGTCGGGCCGGTCGGCTCGGAAGAGGCCGACGTGGGCGCCGTGGTCGACGGCGTCGCCGGGGGCACCGCAGGTCTCCCGGCACCGCGCGGCCAACCACGCCAGCACCGTGCCGCGGTGGAAGTCGGGGTAGTCGGGCGCGAGGACCTGGCACAACGCCAAGGCGCGGGAATCCACGCCACCGGCCGCGATCCGCCAGTCGTACACGTGCACCGTCTCCGGGAAGGCCGGCGCGGGCGGCGGCACCGGGTCCGCCTTACGCAGCACTTCCAGCAGTTCCAAGGCGTCCGCGCGCTTGCGGTCCACCAACGGCACCGACGTGCCCAACGCGTGCCGCGTGCGGTCCCGGTACGGCATCGCGCCGAGGTCGGCGATCAGCCGGTCCGCCTCGGCCCGCCCGTACGAACCGGCGGCCACCGCCGAGTCCAGCGAGGCGCGCAGGTTCACCAGCGGTTCCGAGCGGTGCGAGTACCCGTCCTCGGCGGTGCCGTGCATCAGGGTCACCTCGTCGTCGGCGACCAGCCGGCCGTCCCGGTAGTCGGCGAAGATCCCGCCGATGCCCTCCATCCCGTACGGGTGCAACTCGGCCGCGCGCAGCGCGCCCAGGCTCGCCGCCCCCAGCACCCGGGCACCGCGGGCGAGCAGGTCCAGGATCTCCTTGTGCGGTATCGAGCGGGTCCGGTGGAAGTAGCCGTCCACGATGCCCACGACGTCGCCCGGCCCGACGGGCAACGCGAGCAGATCACCGGCCGACACCGGGGGGAGGACCTCGATCCCCGACCCGGAGACCAGCTCGGCGGCGTCGGGCAGCGTGGGGCCGACGAACAGGAACCTGCCTGGCATCCGAACCACCTCAGTAGTCGTGGGGACAGTCCAGACCCGGGCACACGACCCGGACCACCGGGATCGCGAACTCGTCGCGGGTGTGCTCGACCACCAGCGGGCTGTGGCCGGTGTGCGCGGTGACGCGGGCGGCCAGCACCTCCACCGCGGTCGCCGTGGCGTGGTGCGTGGGCGCGGGCAGCGCCGCGGTACCGGCGACCGCGGGGCCGGCCGGCGTCCACGAGTCGCCGAACAGGTCGCCGAGCAGGTCCTCGCGGGTCCCGGCGATCGCGGCCACCCGGGACTGGGCGGCTTCGGTCAACGCGCGGTGCAACGCCACCGACCCGTCCAGGTGGGCCGCGCTGCCGCGGAAGTCGACCGGGAACTCCTCGCTGGAGACCCGGACCTCCACGCAGGGCACGGCGACCGGTGACGGCACGAGGTACGCGGCCACGGCCACGCCCGCCCGCTCGAACCGCTCGACCAGCCCGGCCGCGACCTCGTCGACACCGCCGAGATCCAGCCCGACCCGGTCGGACTCCGCGCCCGCCAGCGCGTCCCGCTCGATCACCTCGTACAGGCCGTGCAGCACCGCGTCCACGCGGGTGGGCCCGCTCGCCAGGCCGTTGCTGGTGACCTCGAACAGCGGCGGAGCCCACTCCTCGACCACCGTGCCGTCCAGCCGCAGGGCCGCCGTGGGCACGAAGCCCGTGCCGCCGTCGGACAGCCGGGTCGCGGGCACCCAGTCGAGCACCAGGTCGTCGTTGACGCAGGTGCGCCCGGTCGTGCGCAACGCGGTCACCGGGTAGCCGAGCCGGTCCCGCATCGACCGGACGCTGCCCACCTCCGGCCCGGCGGGCAGGTTCTCCGCGTGCCACACCTCGATGGCCTCCATGGCCGCCGACACGGCCGCGGCCTCCGGGGTCAGGCCCTTGCCCTGCGACACCGACAGGGTGCGCGCGGTCGGCCGCACGGCCTGCCAACACGGAATCCCGACCTCGTCCAGCCAGGTCACGTCCGCCAGCCTGGTGACCCCGACCGCGGTCAACACCGGGCCGATCCGGTTCAGCGTCTCGTCGTGCGGAATCACGCACACCCACTTCCGGGCTGAATGGGAAATGCACTCGAAAGCTGTATACCCGCGACCCGCGATAGTGGCAACCAGTCGGCACGCGGTCGGCATATCCGTTTTTCCGCCGTTTCTTCCTGGACTCGTCCCGGTCGCCGTGCGAGTCTGCGGGGCAATGTCGACCGGGAGGTATGGCCGCCATGCGCACTTCGCTCGCCCAAAGGGATTCCGAATCGTCGTGGACGGTGGCCATCGCCGTCGGTCTTCCGCTGGCGCGGATAGGCGTGGAATGCGCCGTCGCCGGTGACCGGGACTTCCGGGTGGTCGCCTCGGTCGGCTTGGCCGAGGAGTTGGACCCGGTCGGGTGTCCGGCCGATCTCACGGTGGTCGAGGTGGCGCCGCACGGTCCCGTCCCGGCACCGGTCGTGTTCGGTGCGCTGGTCTGCCACAGCCGGGTGGTGGTGCTCGCGCACGCCGGGGACCCCAGGGTCCGCGAGCTGTCCGGCGTCGGTGCCGTGGTCGGACACGACACCGAGGCCCGCGACCTGGTGCGCGCGTTACGGGTCACCGCGGGCGACCGGCTGCCGCGGCGCGAGCTGCTGAGCAGGCGTGAGGTGGAGACCGTCCGGCACATCGGGCAGGGCCTGACCCACCGGCAGATCGCCCGCCGGATGGGTCTGACCGAGGCGACCGTGAGC includes the following:
- a CDS encoding protein kinase domain-containing protein; the encoded protein is MVDFDYPAGRFTAFLNARGVEVRRIIAFAGLSTLALVDSADAPGEPAVAKGLSGYYHVIHDAPPERQPGTYGYYWYKRYGPEQYAAWHTAFRFEYETLRALRGSPGIVEVSTGDMDAAIPYYLMRHHPAGSLAHHAGSLGWDLDADFVLTVARDVAGGLETLHRRGVAHRDLNAENVLLTEEGHAVVADLGCARDVRSGPLGPARRPDEFHWPPEYATAYDTADAKADLYALGVLIHQMTTGRMPRYLGPSCVAAAPAGRFPAELLKIADACLEHRPENRPEAADVLARLHP
- a CDS encoding dTMP kinase produces the protein MSGDRGRYPFIAIEGTDGSGKSTLRTLLNRALAESGHRCFMVGQHSWLDVAAGRVIQAARNQQLGFGRDELTRAYAVDKFLHLRENIAPALDTVGVLADRFVHSDVVYHDVLYGIPAARTLDHHRELGTRMPDVVLFVDTDPDVALDRIVKRNKAVRPHETQRTLRRLHAKYLEFFATGVPSVARIDNNGSDPTRAVAAALRAIRRHFPAAKEVVPVG
- a CDS encoding TylF/MycF/NovP-related O-methyltransferase, with amino-acid sequence MRVRMAIRLATQNEAMSDLERINAIYWALSTTLIHRVPGAVVELGCNAGYTSVWLARIVQDFAPERELHLFDSFQGLPDLGTHDAYLRKGDCQASLDDVKANFATWDLPLPIVHPGWFEQTLPDGCPPQVCFAYLDGDFHQSIKTSLEHVYPRLAPGGVILVDDYCDLDANPRAWDGLPGVKRACDDYFGPGAPQLEVLGGVGDLSMALIRKPIDER
- a CDS encoding 2OG-Fe(II) oxygenase, with the protein product MHVAESLHVGSVPAFLLPEEIDELRRVLVSTYAGAPTLAASARQDSVHSIEGLSTEAAMRVYEPKGRDELSTLPEAARKVLDAAAERLLPTVRIMLPSVRELGYWTFVSYTEGQFITPHIDLSDNDPDADHPKVAGISICLSDPADYTGGEFFVETACDAAQWLPSRRGPVVRPECDHSSSWFRAQPRTRWHVRPRQGEALLYGSQLTHGTEPVRSGRVNKIIGFLVS
- a CDS encoding radical SAM protein, coding for MELVLPRPADSLTVILKLAGAACNINCYYCYEKRKPYPDENWLSPETLGKFLVAAGNRPLRIVLHGGEPLLIGPRRMRPLLELLAGYPGTVELTMQTNAMLLTDTWIDLFDEFFPDIDIGVSIDGPREANAHRVDYRDRPTFDKVLRGIELLRRRGKTIALCITVTDLVLGLAAETMALVADFPHVRAVRLSPCLDYNVSTLKFPKANAPSLLALNGKGRGAAGWSTTPTEYARFVADCFDVWHREYFQRFLVEPLFSMLLHFTGAEVTLTDWSVLKEPFIVALYPDGTIGASEEISTPDAAIGTVDTVGSLDEIVRFQRNLPLVTGMRELLERCSSCSHVSVCSGGSLADRLRLRDTEWDSEYCASRKWLIDYVRSGCERYGLRPSVAG
- a CDS encoding aKG-HExxH-type peptide beta-hydroxylase, giving the protein MSATAFDRVLPAEVADRVDRYRQEKIDRLDSVLRDLPGCRPWGDVAAEDLPLRYALAHHVFEGVSRAAEQGDAERVADLLRLRADQSALRPAHEAGGPVLVADPPRSAFTDDRALAASPVALVDPVVAASASPAVRDLVSHALATAVDSGFGATVSRNSRVVVLIARRRATDTSIRSWTTNALPATVHLDYFAEHEYVGRDLIHEAAHTELNDLFAAHGVALPDEVAYYAPWLETERPVFGFLHGTWAFSHVALYCEWLAGAAVPADVRALASAMHAKYAEHMHQARSDFDRAIRWVRAEPVAELITACRDRVLGSFDPV
- a CDS encoding TfuA domain-containing protein, producing MPGRFLFVGPTLPDAAELVSGSGIEVLPPVSAGDLLALPVGPGDVVGIVDGYFHRTRSIPHKEILDLLARGARVLGAASLGALRAAELHPYGMEGIGGIFADYRDGRLVADDEVTLMHGTAEDGYSHRSEPLVNLRASLDSAVAAGSYGRAEADRLIADLGAMPYRDRTRHALGTSVPLVDRKRADALELLEVLRKADPVPPPAPAFPETVHVYDWRIAAGGVDSRALALCQVLAPDYPDFHRGTVLAWLAARCRETCGAPGDAVDHGAHVGLFRADRPDPDLVDRWTTPAERAALDTRELLTRLVVRAFRIRPGIVATGLALRAFRASRARGPASALVGRVAAVNAAGRRHRPDFDPAAIAADQVLEWLAQRWCRPADELELAAFDRGFSSTGGAVAAARQVYLAARCEPEVAGFSLAGG
- a CDS encoding YcaO-like family protein, which gives rise to MIPHDETLNRIGPVLTAVGVTRLADVTWLDEVGIPCWQAVRPTARTLSVSQGKGLTPEAAAVSAAMEAIEVWHAENLPAGPEVGSVRSMRDRLGYPVTALRTTGRTCVNDDLVLDWVPATRLSDGGTGFVPTAALRLDGTVVEEWAPPLFEVTSNGLASGPTRVDAVLHGLYEVIERDALAGAESDRVGLDLGGVDEVAAGLVERFERAGVAVAAYLVPSPVAVPCVEVRVSSEEFPVDFRGSAAHLDGSVALHRALTEAAQSRVAAIAGTREDLLGDLFGDSWTPAGPAVAGTAALPAPTHHATATAVEVLAARVTAHTGHSPLVVEHTRDEFAIPVVRVVCPGLDCPHDY
- a CDS encoding response regulator transcription factor yields the protein MRTSLAQRDSESSWTVAIAVGLPLARIGVECAVAGDRDFRVVASVGLAEELDPVGCPADLTVVEVAPHGPVPAPVVFGALVCHSRVVVLAHAGDPRVRELSGVGAVVGHDTEARDLVRALRVTAGDRLPRRELLSRREVETVRHIGQGLTHRQIARRMGLTEATVSTYVKRIRGKLNVTNKAELVLRAMAFGYLTER